A genomic region of Streptomyces sp. R33 contains the following coding sequences:
- a CDS encoding AAA domain-containing protein, protein MSTVFDPGAAAAEATAAILRDTLHGSERGVVVDSPPGAGKSTLVVRAARELAAAGRRLMVVAQTNAQVDDLVLRLADKDPELKVGRLHSSDGDAYDPALRELPSVTLSAKPGDLAELPITISTAAKWAYVKDTEPWEHAIVDEAYQMRSDALLAVAGLFERALFVGDPGQLDPFSVVGAEQWAGLSYDPSASAVSTLLAHNPQLPQHRLPVSWRLPATAAPLVSQAFYPYTQFRSGTGPGERRLSYGVAGDGSGPDRVLDEAAESGWGLLELPARHTPRTDPEAVRAVALVVRRALDRGAVTADEQSEGPAPLTADRIAVGTAHRDQAAAVRAALAELGVAGVTVDTANRLQGREYDLTVVLHPLSGRPDATAFHLETGRLCVLASRHRHACVVVARAGIAELLDDHPSTEPVQLGVTVKFPDGWEANHSVLAHLAEHRVVWKP, encoded by the coding sequence GTGAGCACCGTTTTCGATCCGGGCGCGGCCGCCGCCGAGGCGACCGCCGCCATCCTGCGCGACACGCTGCACGGCAGCGAGCGCGGCGTGGTCGTCGACTCCCCGCCGGGGGCCGGCAAGTCCACCCTCGTGGTGCGGGCCGCCCGGGAGCTGGCCGCGGCCGGGCGTCGGCTGATGGTGGTCGCCCAGACCAACGCGCAGGTCGACGACCTGGTCCTGCGGCTCGCCGACAAGGACCCGGAGCTGAAGGTCGGCCGGCTGCACAGCAGCGACGGCGACGCGTACGACCCGGCGCTGCGCGAGCTGCCCTCGGTGACCCTCTCGGCCAAGCCGGGGGACCTGGCCGAGCTGCCGATCACCATCTCGACGGCGGCGAAGTGGGCGTACGTGAAGGACACGGAGCCCTGGGAGCACGCGATCGTCGACGAGGCGTACCAGATGCGCTCGGACGCGCTGCTGGCCGTGGCCGGGCTGTTCGAGCGGGCGCTGTTCGTCGGCGACCCGGGACAGCTGGACCCGTTCAGCGTGGTCGGCGCCGAGCAGTGGGCGGGGCTGTCCTACGACCCGTCGGCGTCGGCGGTCAGCACCCTGCTGGCCCACAACCCGCAGCTGCCGCAGCACCGGCTGCCCGTGTCCTGGCGGCTCCCGGCGACGGCCGCGCCGCTGGTCTCGCAGGCGTTCTACCCGTACACGCAGTTCCGCAGCGGTACGGGTCCGGGCGAGCGGCGGCTGTCGTACGGGGTCGCGGGCGACGGATCGGGCCCGGACCGGGTGCTGGACGAGGCCGCCGAGTCGGGCTGGGGCCTGCTGGAGCTGCCCGCCCGGCACACCCCGCGCACCGATCCGGAGGCCGTGCGGGCGGTGGCCCTGGTGGTCCGCCGGGCGCTGGACCGGGGGGCGGTGACGGCGGACGAGCAGTCCGAGGGCCCGGCCCCGCTGACCGCCGACCGGATCGCGGTCGGCACGGCGCACCGCGACCAGGCGGCGGCGGTCCGCGCCGCCCTGGCGGAACTGGGCGTCGCCGGGGTCACGGTGGACACCGCGAACCGGCTCCAGGGCCGGGAGTACGACCTCACGGTGGTGCTCCACCCGCTGTCGGGCCGCCCGGACGCGACGGCGTTCCACCTGGAGACGGGCCGCCTGTGCGTACTGGCCTCGCGGCACCGGCACGCCTGCGTGGTGGTGGCCCGGGCGGGCATAGCGGAACTGCTGGACGACCACCCGTCCACGGAACCGGTCCAGTTGGGGGTGACGGTGAAGTTCCCGGATGGCTGGGAGGCCAACCATTCGGTCCTGGCTCACCTGGCGGAGCACCGGGTGGTCTGGAAGCCCTGA
- a CDS encoding phosphatase PAP2 family protein, whose product MTDRQKPTRWWAELLLLGLVYGAYTGGRLLARGDVHLAVGHGLAILRAEEVLGIDLERPLNRLFSHQGLLGIPADFVYASLHYLVTPAVLVWLYLRRPQQYRSARTWLVVSTLLGLVGFTLMPTCPPRLLDSVYGFTDTMAQYSAYGWWGAEASAPRGLGGLTNQYAAMPSLHVGWALWCGVLLWRYGRHPLLRGLGVAYPAVTTLVVMGTANHYFLDAAAGAAVMAAGYAIARRLPARTARFRSKTTIVSGGWDTSARELLPAQRPAPEDDSAAAAR is encoded by the coding sequence ATGACTGATCGGCAGAAGCCCACCCGGTGGTGGGCCGAACTGCTGCTCCTGGGGCTCGTCTACGGCGCGTACACCGGTGGCAGACTCCTCGCCCGGGGCGACGTGCACCTCGCCGTCGGCCACGGCCTCGCGATCCTCCGGGCGGAGGAAGTGCTGGGGATCGACCTCGAACGGCCGCTCAACCGGCTGTTCTCCCACCAGGGACTGCTCGGCATACCCGCCGACTTCGTCTACGCCTCCCTGCACTACCTCGTCACCCCGGCCGTGCTGGTCTGGCTGTACCTGCGCCGGCCGCAGCAGTACCGCAGCGCCCGCACCTGGCTGGTGGTCTCCACCCTCCTCGGGCTCGTCGGCTTCACCCTGATGCCCACCTGCCCGCCCCGGCTGCTGGACTCCGTGTACGGGTTCACCGACACGATGGCCCAGTACAGCGCCTACGGCTGGTGGGGCGCCGAGGCCAGTGCGCCGCGCGGGCTCGGGGGCCTCACCAACCAGTACGCGGCCATGCCGAGCCTGCACGTCGGCTGGGCCCTGTGGTGCGGGGTCCTGCTGTGGCGGTACGGGCGCCACCCCCTGCTGCGGGGGCTGGGCGTCGCCTATCCCGCCGTCACCACGCTCGTGGTCATGGGCACGGCCAACCACTACTTCCTGGACGCGGCCGCCGGGGCCGCCGTGATGGCCGCCGGGTACGCGATCGCGCGCCGGCTGCCCGCCCGAACGGCCCGATTCCGCAGTAAGACCACGATTGTCAGTGGCGGATGGGACACTTCCGCCCGTGAGCTCCTACCCGCCCAGCGGCCCGCCCCGGAAGACGACTCTGCGGCAGCGGCTCGCTGA
- a CDS encoding histidine phosphatase family protein → MAPRILLARHGQTAWSQLGKHTGRTDVPMLEEGRRGAKLLGERLARDPWRGLPGVEVRTSPLVRASESCDLAGFGVRAEPWDALMEWDYGDYEGMTPAEIQAVRPGWLIWRDGVPGGESVADVAARADEVVAWARAAERDVLVFAHGHILRTLAARWLGFEASFGARIRLEPTSLSVLGWAYGAPALERWNDTGHLDV, encoded by the coding sequence ATGGCCCCCCGCATCCTCCTGGCCCGCCACGGCCAGACGGCGTGGTCCCAGCTCGGCAAGCACACCGGACGCACGGACGTGCCCATGTTGGAGGAAGGCAGGCGGGGCGCGAAGCTGCTCGGCGAGCGGCTGGCCCGCGACCCGTGGCGCGGCCTGCCCGGCGTGGAGGTCCGCACCAGCCCGCTGGTCCGCGCGAGCGAGAGCTGCGACCTGGCCGGCTTCGGCGTCCGGGCGGAGCCGTGGGACGCGCTGATGGAGTGGGACTACGGCGACTACGAGGGCATGACCCCGGCCGAGATCCAGGCGGTCCGCCCGGGTTGGCTGATCTGGCGCGACGGCGTTCCGGGCGGCGAGTCCGTCGCCGACGTGGCGGCCCGTGCCGACGAAGTGGTCGCCTGGGCCCGTGCGGCGGAGCGCGACGTGCTGGTCTTCGCGCACGGCCACATCCTGCGCACCCTGGCCGCCCGCTGGCTCGGCTTCGAGGCCTCCTTCGGCGCCCGCATCCGTCTGGAGCCCACCTCCCTCTCGGTCCTGGGCTGGGCCTACGGGGCCCCCGCACTGGAGCGCTGGAACGACACGGGCCACCTGGACGTCTGA
- a CDS encoding VOC family protein — MTITSVVLRRRVDDLEAASAFYEELTGEPANRFAFAGLELAAVGPFLLFSGPDTVAERFAGVAATLGVADLDAVVAQGEAAGAEVVAAPAETPNGRRAVLRHPDGAVYEYVSG; from the coding sequence ATGACGATCACTTCCGTGGTGCTGCGACGACGAGTGGACGACCTCGAGGCGGCCTCGGCCTTCTACGAAGAGCTGACCGGCGAGCCCGCGAACCGGTTCGCGTTCGCCGGCCTGGAGCTGGCGGCCGTCGGCCCCTTCCTCCTCTTCAGCGGACCGGACACGGTCGCGGAGCGGTTCGCGGGGGTGGCGGCGACCCTGGGCGTGGCGGACCTGGACGCGGTCGTCGCGCAGGGCGAGGCGGCCGGCGCCGAGGTCGTCGCCGCGCCCGCCGAGACGCCGAACGGGCGGCGCGCCGTGCTCCGGCACCCGGACGGCGCCGTGTACGAGTACGTCAGCGGCTGA
- a CDS encoding tetratricopeptide repeat protein, protein MAAFPHSPNQTFRRLRGQHSPAEFAGMVRRAAKEIGETVSCDARYIGRVESGEIRCPNYAYERVFLHMFPGRTLADLGFSPREAVRGRSAQRTGPFTHKESDVLRRAFMAGGSAAVAAATIGLPLLGDTRRPPSRAGESEAAAVEEAVRQIRLLDDRHGADALYRRAAEPLRAAYALLDAGATRQSTEDRLHAGAGELAISVGWLAHDSGRFEDARSHYAEALATARVAGDAGLEAHAFSNMAFLARDCGRPRESVRAAQAGRRAARSLGSPRLLSLLALREAGGWAGLADRKACEEALTRAHTEFSRGGAGADPEWMSFFGEAELESLESRCWAALGEHARAARHARRAADLQDPHFARNVALYTAELADDLARAGAPDEAAWAGGRVLDLLTEVQSTRIRSMLSGTARTLVPHQRSPRVADFLTRHATA, encoded by the coding sequence ATGGCGGCGTTCCCCCACTCACCCAATCAGACGTTCCGGCGGCTGCGCGGGCAGCACTCCCCGGCCGAGTTCGCGGGCATGGTGCGCCGGGCCGCGAAGGAGATCGGAGAAACGGTTTCCTGCGACGCCCGCTACATCGGCCGGGTCGAATCCGGCGAGATCCGCTGCCCCAACTACGCGTACGAGCGGGTCTTCCTCCACATGTTCCCCGGCCGGACCCTGGCCGACCTGGGCTTCTCCCCGCGCGAGGCGGTGCGCGGCCGGTCGGCGCAGCGCACCGGCCCCTTCACCCACAAGGAGAGCGACGTGCTGCGTCGCGCGTTCATGGCGGGCGGCTCCGCGGCCGTGGCGGCCGCGACGATCGGCCTCCCCCTGCTCGGCGACACCCGCCGGCCGCCCTCCCGGGCCGGCGAGTCCGAGGCGGCGGCGGTCGAGGAGGCCGTGCGCCAGATCCGGCTGCTGGACGACCGGCACGGGGCCGACGCCCTGTACCGCCGGGCCGCCGAACCCCTGCGCGCCGCCTACGCACTGCTCGACGCGGGAGCCACCCGGCAGTCCACCGAGGACCGGCTGCACGCGGGCGCCGGTGAACTGGCCATCTCGGTGGGCTGGCTGGCCCACGACTCCGGCCGCTTCGAGGACGCCCGCTCGCACTACGCGGAGGCCCTGGCGACGGCCCGGGTCGCCGGGGACGCGGGCCTGGAGGCGCACGCCTTCAGCAACATGGCCTTCCTGGCCCGGGACTGCGGACGGCCGCGGGAGTCGGTACGGGCGGCCCAGGCGGGCCGCCGCGCGGCCCGCTCCCTCGGTTCCCCCCGGCTGCTCTCGCTGCTCGCCCTGCGCGAGGCGGGCGGCTGGGCGGGCCTGGCGGACCGCAAGGCCTGCGAGGAGGCGCTGACCCGCGCGCACACGGAGTTCTCCCGCGGCGGGGCGGGCGCGGACCCGGAGTGGATGTCCTTCTTCGGCGAGGCCGAACTGGAGTCCCTGGAGTCGCGGTGCTGGGCGGCCCTCGGGGAGCACGCCCGCGCGGCCCGGCACGCCCGCCGCGCGGCGGACCTCCAGGATCCGCACTTCGCCCGGAACGTGGCCCTCTACACCGCCGAGCTCGCCGACGACCTGGCACGGGCCGGTGCCCCCGACGAGGCGGCCTGGGCGGGCGGTCGGGTCCTGGACCTGCTCACCGAGGTCCAGTCCACGCGGATCCGGTCCATGCTGTCGGGGACGGCCCGCACCCTGGTCCCGCACCAGCGCAGCCCCCGCGTGGCGGACTTCCTGACCCGCCACGCCACGGCCTGA
- a CDS encoding spermidine synthase has translation MPLTGDNGVVAGKGRGSSRQRGRGTSEAVVGQVAGGTAELAPDRERADAWTLLVDGAPQSHVDLADPGYLDFAYQRRIGHLIDLVAPARQPLNVVHLGGGAFTLARYTAAARPRSTQQVVEIDAALVAFVREHLPLDPQARVRVRAVDARAGLAKVPDGWADLVIADVFSGARTPAHLTSGEFLDDVRRALAPGGWYVANLADGPPLAHLKGQIATAASRFEHLALAADPVVWRGKRFGNAVLAAADRELPVAEFTRRVASDPHPGRVEHGRALADFAGGAAPVCDASAAASPEPPPSVFR, from the coding sequence CTGCCGCTGACCGGCGACAATGGGGTGGTGGCAGGCAAGGGCAGAGGCAGCAGCAGACAGCGCGGGCGCGGTACCTCCGAGGCGGTCGTCGGGCAGGTGGCCGGCGGCACGGCGGAGCTGGCCCCCGACCGCGAGCGCGCGGACGCCTGGACGCTGCTCGTCGACGGAGCCCCGCAGTCGCATGTGGACCTGGCCGATCCGGGGTACCTGGACTTCGCGTACCAGCGGCGGATCGGCCACCTCATCGACCTCGTCGCGCCCGCCCGGCAGCCGCTGAACGTGGTGCACCTGGGCGGCGGCGCCTTCACCCTCGCGCGCTACACGGCCGCCGCCCGCCCCCGCTCGACCCAGCAGGTCGTGGAGATCGACGCCGCGCTGGTGGCCTTCGTACGGGAACACCTGCCGCTGGACCCGCAGGCGCGGGTCCGGGTCCGGGCGGTGGACGCGCGGGCGGGCCTGGCCAAGGTCCCGGACGGCTGGGCGGACCTGGTGATCGCGGACGTGTTCAGCGGCGCGCGCACCCCGGCGCACCTGACGAGCGGAGAGTTCCTGGACGACGTACGCCGTGCCCTCGCGCCCGGCGGGTGGTACGTGGCCAACCTCGCGGACGGCCCGCCGCTCGCGCACCTGAAGGGGCAGATCGCGACCGCCGCGTCCCGCTTCGAGCACCTGGCGCTGGCGGCCGACCCGGTGGTGTGGCGGGGGAAACGGTTCGGCAATGCGGTGCTGGCGGCCGCCGACCGGGAGCTGCCGGTGGCTGAGTTCACCCGCCGGGTGGCGAGCGACCCGCATCCCGGCCGGGTCGAGCACGGCCGGGCCCTCGCCGATTTCGCGGGCGGCGCGGCCCCGGTCTGCGACGCCTCGGCGGCGGCCTCGCCGGAGCCCCCGCCGTCGGTCTTCCGCTGA
- a CDS encoding cold-shock protein → MAQGNVKWFNAEKGFGFIAPDGGGQDLFVHYSEIQGQGFKELQEGQRVQFEVGQGQKGPQAQNIVTL, encoded by the coding sequence ATGGCTCAGGGCAACGTCAAGTGGTTCAACGCGGAGAAGGGATTCGGGTTCATCGCGCCGGACGGCGGAGGCCAGGACCTGTTCGTCCACTACAGCGAGATCCAGGGGCAGGGCTTCAAGGAGCTCCAGGAGGGCCAGCGCGTCCAGTTCGAGGTCGGGCAGGGGCAGAAGGGGCCGCAGGCGCAGAACATCGTCACCCTCTGA
- a CDS encoding response regulator transcription factor yields the protein MASVLVVEDDQFVRSALIRHLTEASHTVRSVGTALEALREVAHHRFDVVILDLGLPDLDGSEALKMLRGITDVPVIIATARDDEAEIVRLLNDGADDYLTKPFSVEHLSARMSAVLRRARAAVGAEPPSRVLRVGGLAIDPLRRQAELDGAVLDLTRREFDLLAFLAGRPGVVVARRELLAEVWQQSYGDDQTIDVHLSWLRRKLGETAANPRYLHTLRGVGVKLEPPR from the coding sequence ATGGCAAGTGTGCTCGTGGTCGAGGACGACCAGTTCGTACGTTCCGCCCTGATCCGGCACCTGACCGAGGCCTCGCACACCGTGCGGAGCGTCGGTACGGCCCTCGAGGCGCTGCGCGAGGTCGCCCACCACCGGTTCGACGTGGTCATCCTCGACCTCGGGCTGCCCGACCTCGACGGGTCGGAGGCGCTGAAGATGCTGCGCGGCATCACCGACGTACCGGTGATCATCGCCACCGCACGCGACGACGAGGCCGAGATCGTCCGGCTCCTCAACGACGGCGCCGACGACTACCTGACCAAACCCTTCTCCGTGGAGCACCTCTCCGCCCGGATGTCCGCCGTCCTGCGCCGCGCCCGCGCCGCCGTCGGGGCCGAGCCGCCCTCGCGGGTCCTGCGGGTGGGCGGGCTGGCCATCGACCCGCTGCGGCGGCAGGCCGAGCTGGACGGGGCCGTGCTGGACCTGACCCGGCGGGAGTTCGACCTGCTGGCCTTCCTGGCGGGGCGGCCCGGGGTGGTCGTGGCCCGGCGCGAGCTGCTCGCCGAGGTCTGGCAGCAGTCGTACGGGGACGACCAGACCATCGACGTGCACCTGTCCTGGCTGCGCCGCAAACTGGGTGAGACGGCAGCCAACCCCCGCTATCTGCACACCCTGCGGGGGGTCGGCGTCAAGCTGGAGCCGCCCAGGTGA
- a CDS encoding HAMP domain-containing sensor histidine kinase: MRWALVKVCLAVTAMVVVAFAVPLGLVVQEMASDRAFSNAERQAATIGPTLSITTDPVQLRKAVESTQMGAAQRMAVHVPAIGGSAPVEIGTARAGSHAVAETRRMGRAMTTPLAGGGSALLQPTALGSGDIAVVEIFVPESEVSNGVATAWVVLAGVGLALIVGSVAVADRLGARLVRPAERLADAAHQLGEGRLGARVPEDGPKELRSAAVAFNSMADQVVELLANERELAADLSHRLRTPLTVLRLNTASLGDGPAAEQTRAAVEQLEREVDTIIRTAREQRAPAAAAGGAGAGCDASEVIRDRMDFWSALAEDEGREVRLAGVDRTVRLPVARPELAAALDALLGNVFRHTPEGTPFAVDVHDAGDAVIVLVSDAGPGIADPDAALRRGNDGGRDGSTGLGLDIVRRVAESTGGDVRIGRSMLGGTEVRVWIALDDRARGGAGGVRTRRGRRKRRGG, translated from the coding sequence ATGAGATGGGCGCTGGTCAAGGTGTGCCTCGCGGTCACGGCCATGGTGGTCGTGGCCTTCGCCGTGCCGCTCGGGCTCGTCGTCCAGGAGATGGCCAGCGACCGGGCCTTCTCCAACGCCGAGCGGCAGGCGGCCACCATCGGGCCGACCCTGTCCATCACCACTGACCCGGTGCAGCTGCGCAAGGCCGTGGAGTCCACGCAGATGGGCGCGGCCCAGCGGATGGCGGTCCACGTGCCGGCGATCGGCGGCAGCGCGCCGGTGGAGATCGGCACGGCCCGGGCGGGGTCGCACGCCGTGGCGGAGACCCGGCGGATGGGCCGGGCGATGACGACCCCGCTGGCCGGCGGGGGTTCGGCGCTGCTCCAGCCGACCGCCCTCGGGTCGGGGGACATCGCCGTCGTGGAGATCTTCGTACCGGAGAGCGAGGTCAGCAACGGCGTCGCGACGGCCTGGGTGGTCCTCGCGGGCGTCGGCCTGGCGCTGATCGTGGGCTCGGTGGCGGTCGCCGACCGGCTCGGCGCCCGGCTGGTACGGCCCGCCGAGCGGCTCGCGGACGCCGCGCACCAGCTGGGGGAGGGCCGGCTGGGGGCGCGGGTGCCGGAGGACGGGCCGAAGGAACTCCGCTCGGCGGCCGTCGCGTTCAACTCGATGGCGGACCAGGTGGTGGAACTCCTCGCCAACGAGCGGGAGCTGGCCGCCGACCTCTCGCACCGGCTGCGGACGCCGCTGACGGTACTGCGGCTCAACACGGCCTCGCTCGGCGACGGGCCGGCCGCGGAGCAGACCCGGGCGGCGGTGGAGCAGCTGGAACGGGAGGTCGACACGATCATCCGTACGGCCCGTGAACAGCGCGCACCCGCGGCCGCCGCGGGCGGGGCCGGGGCGGGCTGCGACGCCTCCGAGGTGATCCGCGACCGGATGGACTTCTGGTCGGCACTGGCGGAGGACGAGGGGCGCGAGGTGCGGCTCGCCGGCGTGGACCGCACGGTAAGGCTCCCCGTCGCCCGGCCGGAGCTCGCGGCCGCCCTCGACGCCCTGCTCGGCAACGTGTTCCGGCACACCCCCGAGGGCACCCCGTTCGCGGTGGACGTCCACGACGCGGGGGACGCCGTCATCGTGCTCGTCTCGGACGCGGGCCCCGGCATCGCCGATCCGGACGCGGCGCTGCGCCGCGGCAACGACGGCGGCCGGGACGGCTCGACGGGCCTCGGCCTTGACATCGTGCGCCGGGTCGCGGAATCGACGGGCGGCGACGTGCGGATCGGCCGTTCGATGCTCGGCGGGACCGAGGTCCGGGTGTGGATCGCCCTGGACGACCGGGCGCGGGGCGGTGCGGGCGGTGTGCGCACGCGCCGCGGCCGCCGCAAGCGGCGCGGCGGCTGA
- a CDS encoding NADPH-dependent F420 reductase: MRYAVLGTGIVGRTVAGRLVSLGHEVVIGTRDPRATLARTEYAEWQEAHPQVGLASFPEAARQGEVLVNATGGQVSVAALTEADAAHLDGKVLIDIANPLDFSQGFPPTLDPVDDDSLGELLQRTFPRLRVVKTLNTMNCQIMVDPARVPGEHTVFLSGEDADAKKSVRELLYSFGWPEASVLDLGGIETARGTEMLLPIWLRLMGTLGHTDFNFHIQGAQQGG; this comes from the coding sequence ATGCGCTACGCAGTCCTCGGCACCGGGATCGTCGGCCGTACGGTGGCCGGCCGCCTCGTCTCGCTCGGACACGAGGTGGTCATCGGCACCCGGGACCCCCGGGCGACCCTCGCCCGTACCGAGTACGCCGAATGGCAGGAGGCCCACCCACAGGTCGGCCTCGCCTCCTTCCCGGAAGCCGCCCGGCAGGGCGAGGTCCTGGTGAACGCCACCGGCGGGCAGGTCAGCGTCGCCGCCCTGACGGAGGCGGACGCCGCGCACCTGGACGGCAAGGTGCTGATCGACATCGCCAACCCGCTGGACTTCTCACAGGGGTTCCCGCCCACCCTGGACCCGGTGGACGACGACAGCCTGGGCGAGCTGCTGCAGCGGACCTTCCCGCGGCTGCGGGTGGTCAAGACGCTGAACACGATGAACTGCCAGATCATGGTCGACCCGGCGCGCGTGCCGGGCGAGCACACCGTGTTCCTCTCGGGCGAGGACGCCGACGCCAAGAAGTCCGTACGCGAGCTGCTGTACTCCTTCGGCTGGCCGGAGGCGAGCGTGCTGGACCTCGGCGGCATCGAGACGGCCCGCGGCACCGAGATGCTGCTCCCCATCTGGCTCCGCCTGATGGGGACCCTCGGCCACACGGACTTCAACTTCCACATCCAGGGCGCGCAGCAGGGCGGCTGA